Part of the Gemmatimonadaceae bacterium genome is shown below.
CCTGATAGCAGCCTTGAGGCTCGAAGACGCCGGCGCAGTGGCGGTGATGCCGCTTGCCTCGCCTATCGGCTCCGGCCTCGGAATGCTCAATCCATTCGCGATTCGCACTATCAAACACCGGCTCCATGTGCCGGTAATTGTGGATGCGGGGGTCGGTACCGCATCGGATGCATGCATCGTGATGGAGCAGGGCGTCGACGGGATTCTGATGAACACCGGGATTGCAGCTGCTTCGGATCCGGTGCAAATGGCATCTGCGATGAAACAGGCAGTCGAGGCCGGGCGTCTGGCGTATCTCGCGGGGAGGATGCCGCGTCGAGAGATCGCCGTACCTTCATCGCCTTTTACCGGCATGTTCAACACATGACATCGCCGGGCGGTGCCGTTCAGAGCGCAGCCATTGGCGGAGTCACCAGCCCGCGCATTATCGCGGCGGGAATTCTGGCCGACATTCACGCCGGCGAAATGCTCGACTCGGCGTTCGAGCGCCGGGCCGCGCCGCTCGACGCGCGTGACCGGCGATGGCTGCGGGAGCTTGTTTACGGCACCCTCAGGCAGCGCAATGCACTCGACGCTATCCTGGCCGAGCGGGTTCGTCTGGGCCTGGGGCGTGTCGACATCGATTTGCTGGATCTGATGCGGCTCGGCGTATATCAGCTGTTGCACATGGGCAGCGTCCCGGCGTACGCGGCAATTGCGCAGACTGTTGAACTGGCCAAGGTGAGACATGGAATCGGCGCCAGTAAACTCATGAACGCGGTCCTGCGCCGCATCGACAGAGAAAGCGAAAGCCTGCGAGTTCCGGTGCCGGCAGACTCTCTCGAGGCGCTGGCTGTGAAGTATTCCCATCCGTCGTGGCTGATTGCGCGCTGGCTGTCCCGGTGGGGCGACGAGGCGACGGAGGTTCTTCTGATGAAGAACAATGCGGAGGCGCCCCTCGTCATCCGGCCGTACGGCATCGTGCGCGAACAACTGGAGTCGATGCTCGAATCAGCCGGAGTAGATGTTGAAGATGCGCCGCTCGCGCGCGACAGTCTCCTTATAAGCGGCGGGATTTCTCTCAACGAGCTCGGCGCCTTCAGACAGGGGTTGTTTTTCGTCCAGGATCCCGGCTCGACGCTGGTGACACAGTACGCCGCGATCGCTCCCGATTCCACAGTAGCTGATCTTTGCGCGGCTCCGGGTGGGAAAGCGC
Proteins encoded:
- the rsmB gene encoding 16S rRNA (cytosine(967)-C(5))-methyltransferase RsmB, encoding MTSPGGAVQSAAIGGVTSPRIIAAGILADIHAGEMLDSAFERRAAPLDARDRRWLRELVYGTLRQRNALDAILAERVRLGLGRVDIDLLDLMRLGVYQLLHMGSVPAYAAIAQTVELAKVRHGIGASKLMNAVLRRIDRESESLRVPVPADSLEALAVKYSHPSWLIARWLSRWGDEATEVLLMKNNAEAPLVIRPYGIVREQLESMLESAGVDVEDAPLARDSLLISGGISLNELGAFRQGLFFVQDPGSTLVTQYAAIAPDSTVADLCAAPGGKALELARLAKAVIAVDRSVHRLQRLIENKVRLEADNLFVVAGDAHFPVVKEMDAVLIDVPCTGTGTFRRHPDARWRLKVSDISVMAALQAGILDAAATAVRPGGLLIYSTCSLEAEENEQQIARFLARNSAFTLEAPPAGSVPPDTIDEGFLRVLPQVHGSDGAFAARLRRGQ